Proteins encoded together in one Aeromonas encheleia window:
- the lptF gene encoding LPS export ABC transporter permease LptF, producing the protein MTVIVFRYLFRETLKTQLAVLFVLLLIFVSQQFIQIIGDAADGEVPTRLVSTLLLLNLPNMALLMLPISLFLAILFAHGRLYAESEMTVMHAVGFSHRFVMRSAMLLALLTAAVAAFNTGWIAPQAKEREYQVIDEFKADPGISFLQAGRFMELDKGRLVAYIQDLNDKGSELQKIFVLQRAEGTSPPSVVVASEGHVTADSNGLQWLTLKDGSRYEGQFTGKQFQISNFDEYSLVIRQQEMERSNRKAAAKPTVALLGTQDNQLMAELQWRLSLPVSILVLTFLVVPLARVNPRQGRYAKLLPAILLYLSYFLLLSAARSAIDSGRLPHWPGMFLVPMVYLLAIGLPLNLHGTTWWNGVKSHFFKMKSA; encoded by the coding sequence ATGACTGTGATCGTTTTCCGATATTTGTTCAGGGAGACCCTGAAAACCCAGCTGGCGGTGTTATTCGTACTGCTGCTTATCTTCGTCAGCCAGCAATTTATCCAGATCATCGGCGATGCCGCCGATGGCGAGGTGCCGACGCGCCTGGTTTCCACCCTGCTGCTGCTCAACCTGCCCAATATGGCGCTGTTGATGCTGCCTATCAGTCTGTTCCTTGCCATTTTGTTTGCTCATGGTCGTTTGTATGCCGAAAGCGAGATGACGGTGATGCATGCCGTGGGTTTCAGTCACCGCTTCGTGATGCGCAGCGCCATGCTGCTGGCCTTGCTGACGGCGGCGGTGGCGGCGTTCAACACCGGCTGGATCGCGCCCCAGGCCAAGGAGCGCGAGTATCAGGTGATCGACGAGTTCAAGGCCGATCCGGGCATCTCCTTCCTGCAGGCGGGCCGCTTCATGGAGCTCGACAAGGGACGGCTGGTCGCCTACATCCAGGATCTGAACGACAAGGGCTCTGAGCTGCAGAAGATCTTCGTGCTGCAGCGCGCCGAAGGTACCTCGCCGCCCTCCGTCGTGGTGGCCAGCGAGGGGCATGTGACCGCCGACAGCAACGGCCTGCAGTGGTTGACCCTGAAAGATGGCTCCCGCTACGAGGGCCAGTTCACCGGCAAGCAGTTCCAGATCTCCAACTTTGACGAGTACAGCCTGGTGATCCGCCAGCAGGAGATGGAACGCTCCAACCGCAAGGCGGCGGCCAAGCCGACCGTGGCGCTGCTCGGCACCCAGGACAATCAGCTGATGGCCGAGTTGCAGTGGCGCCTGTCGCTGCCCGTCTCCATTCTGGTGCTTACCTTCCTGGTGGTGCCGCTGGCCAGGGTCAATCCCCGCCAGGGCCGTTATGCCAAGTTGCTGCCCGCCATCCTGCTCTATCTCTCCTATTTCCTGTTGCTCAGCGCCGCCCGCTCGGCCATCGACAGCGGGCGTCTGCCCCACTGGCCCGGCATGTTCCTGGTGCCTATGGTCTATCTGCTGGCAATCGGCCTGCCGCTCAACCTGCATGGCACGACCTGGTGGAACGGGGTGAAGAGTCACTTCTTCAAAATGAAATCGGCATGA
- the deoC gene encoding deoxyribose-phosphate aldolase, giving the protein MTDLKLAAQRALNLMDLTTLNDDDTDQKVIDLCRKAKSPAGLTAAVCIYPRFIPIARKTLREIGAADVRIATVTNFPHGNDDIEIAVAETRAAVAYGADEVDVVFPYRAFMAGNEQVGFDLVKACKEACGADVLLKVIIETGELKDAALIRRASEICIDAGADFIKTSTGKVPVNATPEAARIMMEVIKAKNPKVGFKPAGGVKDAAVAGQYLAMAEEILGKDWVSPRTFRFGASSLLASLLATLGHGDKPANTSGY; this is encoded by the coding sequence ATGACTGATCTGAAACTGGCCGCCCAACGCGCCCTGAACCTGATGGACCTGACCACCCTGAACGATGACGACACCGATCAGAAGGTGATCGATCTGTGCCGCAAGGCCAAGTCCCCGGCTGGCCTGACCGCCGCCGTCTGCATCTATCCCCGTTTCATCCCCATCGCGCGCAAGACCCTGCGTGAGATCGGCGCCGCCGATGTGCGCATCGCGACCGTGACCAACTTCCCCCATGGCAACGACGACATCGAGATCGCCGTGGCCGAGACCCGTGCCGCCGTCGCCTATGGTGCCGACGAGGTGGATGTGGTGTTCCCCTACCGTGCCTTCATGGCGGGCAATGAACAGGTCGGCTTCGATCTGGTCAAAGCTTGTAAGGAAGCCTGCGGCGCTGACGTACTGCTGAAGGTGATCATCGAGACCGGCGAGCTGAAGGATGCCGCGCTGATCCGTCGCGCCTCCGAGATCTGCATCGATGCCGGTGCCGACTTCATCAAGACCTCCACCGGCAAGGTGCCGGTCAATGCGACCCCGGAAGCGGCGCGCATCATGATGGAAGTGATCAAGGCCAAGAACCCGAAAGTCGGCTTCAAGCCGGCGGGTGGCGTGAAGGATGCGGCCGTAGCCGGTCAGTACCTCGCCATGGCCGAAGAGATCCTGGGCAAAGACTGGGTTTCCCCACGCACCTTCCGCTTCGGCGCTTCCAGCCTGCTGGCCAGCCTGCTGGCGACCCTGGGCCACGGCGACAAGCCGGCCAATACCAGCGGTTACTAA
- a CDS encoding NupC/NupG family nucleoside CNT transporter — MNLIMGLVGMATLILIAVLFSSNRKAIKIRTVGGAFAIQAGLGAFVLYVPVGRDILVGVSDAVSSVIGYGQNGIEFLFGGLVSNKMFEVFGGGGFIFAFRVLPVIIFFSSLIAVLYYLGIMQWVIKLLGGGLQKVLGTSRTESLSATANIFVGQTEAPLVVRPFISKMTDSELFAVMCGGLASVAGSVLAGYASMGVKMEYLIAASFMAAPGGLLFAKLLVPETETPSYDENSADGDLDDKPANVIDAAAAGASAGLQLALNVGAMLLAFIGLIAMINGIFAGVGGWFGYPQLSLELLLGWLFSPLAFLIGVPWSEAVVAGSFIGQKLVVNEFVAYLNFAPYLKDEVLINGVAMSAHTKAIISFALCGFANLSSVAILLGGLGSMAPNRRGTIARFGLKAVLAGSLSNLMSATIAGFFLALTAM; from the coding sequence ATGAATCTAATAATGGGTCTGGTAGGGATGGCGACGCTCATCCTTATCGCGGTGCTGTTTTCCAGCAATCGCAAGGCAATCAAAATCCGCACCGTGGGTGGTGCCTTTGCAATTCAAGCCGGTCTGGGTGCATTCGTGCTGTACGTCCCAGTGGGCCGGGACATTCTGGTAGGTGTATCCGATGCCGTTTCCAGCGTCATCGGCTATGGCCAAAACGGTATCGAATTCCTGTTCGGTGGTCTGGTCAGCAACAAGATGTTTGAAGTGTTCGGCGGCGGCGGCTTTATCTTTGCCTTCCGCGTCCTGCCCGTCATCATCTTCTTCTCTTCCCTGATCGCGGTTCTTTATTACCTCGGCATCATGCAGTGGGTGATCAAGCTGCTGGGTGGTGGCCTGCAAAAGGTACTGGGCACTTCCCGTACCGAATCCCTGTCTGCGACTGCCAACATCTTCGTCGGTCAGACTGAAGCCCCGCTGGTGGTGCGTCCCTTCATCTCCAAGATGACAGATTCCGAGCTGTTCGCCGTCATGTGTGGTGGTCTGGCCTCCGTTGCCGGCTCCGTGCTGGCCGGTTATGCCTCCATGGGCGTCAAGATGGAATACCTGATCGCCGCCTCCTTCATGGCTGCCCCGGGTGGTCTGCTGTTCGCCAAGCTGCTGGTTCCGGAAACCGAGACCCCCAGCTATGACGAGAACTCCGCCGACGGCGATCTGGACGACAAGCCTGCCAACGTGATCGACGCCGCCGCCGCCGGTGCCTCCGCCGGTCTGCAACTGGCCCTGAACGTGGGTGCCATGCTGCTGGCGTTCATCGGCCTCATCGCCATGATCAACGGCATCTTCGCCGGTGTGGGTGGCTGGTTCGGTTACCCGCAACTGTCTCTGGAACTGCTGCTGGGCTGGTTGTTCTCCCCGCTGGCCTTCCTCATCGGTGTGCCTTGGAGCGAAGCCGTGGTGGCCGGTTCCTTCATCGGTCAGAAGCTGGTGGTGAACGAGTTCGTGGCTTACCTGAACTTCGCCCCCTACCTGAAAGATGAAGTGCTGATCAACGGCGTGGCCATGTCCGCCCACACCAAGGCCATCATCTCCTTCGCCCTGTGCGGCTTCGCCAACCTGTCCTCCGTTGCCATCCTGCTGGGTGGTCTGGGCTCCATGGCACCGAACCGTCGCGGCACCATAGCGCGCTTCGGTCTGAAGGCCGTACTGGCCGGCTCTCTGTCCAACCTGATGTCTGCCACCATCGCAGGCTTCTTCCTGGCACTGACAGCCATGTAA
- a CDS encoding XapX domain-containing protein — protein sequence MNEVLLAIAAGFIVGLLFSFLKLPIPAPPVLSGVMGIVGVYLGGIAYSWILTRFFS from the coding sequence ATGAATGAAGTGCTACTGGCGATTGCAGCCGGCTTTATCGTTGGCTTGTTGTTTTCTTTCCTCAAATTGCCGATCCCGGCACCTCCCGTCTTGTCCGGGGTGATGGGGATCGTCGGGGTCTATCTGGGGGGGATTGCCTACTCCTGGATCCTGACCCGTTTCTTCTCTTAA
- the rlmD gene encoding 23S rRNA (uracil(1939)-C(5))-methyltransferase RlmD, with product MPLVGHQHQIDILELTDKGDGKGRLFDRPLFVEGLLPGEQALVELTEVKPNYLHGKLVELTQASADRVADFCPNTECGGCQVRPLAYPAQLKLKQSLVQSALDQAGLATQVNPILGMDSPFAYRNKAQYAVRSSAAGAEIGFYRKHSHDLITADDCAVQDSLHVELNARVRNWMRTHEIAAYDEVNHSGCVRNLMTRKGFKSGELMVVLVTLGEALPFEAELLAALADLPITTLVQNVNDERTNRILGASNRVLLGEGVIRDKIHELEFEISPLSFFQNNPSQTDVLYSKALEYSELTGNETVFDIYCGIGTISLFLAAKAAKVVGIESVESAISDARRNAALNGIEHTEFHVGKAEQLMPELHAQGVSADVVVMDPPRKGCDKAVLQTLVAMAPRRLVYVSCNPQTLARDLAYLVKQGFVLDEVQPVDMFPHSMHVEAVARLSLPAKG from the coding sequence ATGCCGTTAGTGGGACACCAACATCAGATCGATATTCTGGAACTGACCGACAAAGGGGACGGCAAGGGTCGCCTGTTCGATCGCCCTCTGTTTGTCGAGGGTCTGCTGCCCGGTGAGCAGGCGCTGGTCGAGCTGACCGAAGTCAAACCGAACTATCTGCACGGCAAGCTGGTCGAGCTGACCCAGGCCTCCGCCGATCGGGTCGCCGATTTCTGCCCGAACACCGAGTGCGGTGGCTGCCAGGTCAGGCCGCTGGCCTATCCGGCCCAGCTCAAGCTGAAGCAGTCCCTGGTGCAGAGCGCGCTGGATCAGGCCGGGCTGGCTACCCAGGTCAACCCCATCCTCGGCATGGATAGCCCCTTCGCCTATCGCAACAAGGCGCAGTATGCGGTGCGTAGCAGCGCGGCTGGTGCCGAGATCGGTTTCTATCGCAAGCACTCCCACGATCTCATCACCGCCGACGACTGCGCGGTGCAGGACTCCCTGCACGTGGAGCTCAATGCCCGGGTACGCAACTGGATGCGCACGCACGAGATCGCGGCCTATGACGAGGTCAACCACAGCGGTTGTGTCCGTAATCTGATGACCCGCAAGGGCTTCAAGAGCGGTGAGCTGATGGTGGTGCTGGTGACCCTGGGTGAAGCACTGCCATTCGAAGCCGAGTTGCTGGCGGCGCTGGCGGATCTGCCCATCACCACCCTGGTACAGAACGTCAACGACGAGCGCACCAACCGCATCCTGGGCGCGAGCAACCGGGTGCTGCTGGGGGAAGGTGTCATCCGCGACAAGATCCACGAACTCGAATTCGAGATCTCGCCGCTCTCCTTCTTCCAGAACAACCCGAGCCAGACCGATGTGCTCTACTCCAAGGCGCTCGAATACAGCGAGCTGACCGGCAACGAGACTGTGTTCGACATCTACTGCGGCATCGGCACCATCTCCCTGTTCCTGGCGGCCAAGGCTGCCAAGGTGGTTGGCATCGAGTCGGTGGAGAGCGCGATCTCGGATGCCCGCCGCAACGCGGCCCTCAATGGCATAGAGCACACCGAATTCCACGTGGGCAAGGCCGAGCAGTTGATGCCCGAGCTGCACGCCCAGGGCGTGAGCGCCGATGTGGTGGTGATGGATCCCCCCCGCAAGGGTTGTGACAAGGCGGTGCTGCAGACCCTGGTCGCCATGGCACCCCGTCGCCTGGTCTATGTCTCCTGCAACCCGCAGACCCTGGCCCGGGATCTGGCCTACCTGGTCAAGCAGGGCTTCGTGCTGGACGAGGTGCAGCCGGTGGACATGTTCCCCCACTCCATGCACGTGGAAGCCGTTGCCCGTCTGAGCCTGCCAGCCAAGGGTTGA
- a CDS encoding RDD family protein, with the protein MAKRKTVSSPTPPPQHPYPSAGLLRRLGALLYDYLVVIALLIIAGFIGMGVAQLLLATGMASVPEGKDASWLLTSPLYSAWLALVICGFYTWFWTRAGQTIGMRAWRLRIQNVDGSNIRITQALIRLGTAAFGLGNLLCVMNRERPRAFQDIWSECEVVVLSKQENLEQLNK; encoded by the coding sequence ATGGCCAAGCGCAAGACAGTCTCCTCCCCGACCCCTCCCCCCCAGCATCCATATCCCTCCGCCGGTCTGCTGCGCCGCCTGGGCGCCCTGCTCTATGACTATCTGGTGGTCATCGCCCTGTTGATCATCGCCGGCTTCATCGGCATGGGGGTTGCCCAGTTGCTGCTGGCCACCGGCATGGCGAGCGTGCCCGAGGGCAAGGATGCCTCCTGGCTGCTGACCAGCCCGCTCTACAGCGCCTGGCTGGCCCTGGTGATCTGCGGTTTCTATACCTGGTTCTGGACCCGCGCCGGTCAGACCATCGGCATGCGCGCCTGGCGCCTGCGCATCCAGAATGTGGATGGCAGCAACATCCGCATCACCCAGGCCCTGATCCGGCTCGGGACTGCCGCCTTCGGACTCGGCAACCTGCTGTGCGTGATGAACCGCGAGCGGCCACGCGCCTTCCAGGACATCTGGTCCGAGTGTGAGGTGGTGGTGCTGAGCAAGCAGGAGAATCTGGAGCAGCTGAACAAATAA
- a CDS encoding GNAT family N-acetyltransferase translates to MSIRLAGVEDAAALDHFFQQLDRETRFMLFEAGERPSDIQGQRQRLAAMQASANQRMWLLTLADEVQGFALMMGGGLRRNRHCALIVMGLRQGARGQGWGERLLRTLIAAAPGCGISRLELGVMAHNEAAHGLYRKCGFIDEGIRRNAYRLDDRDVDEISMGLLLPQGKS, encoded by the coding sequence ATGAGCATTCGTTTGGCCGGGGTGGAGGACGCCGCGGCGCTGGATCACTTCTTTCAACAGCTGGATCGGGAGACGCGTTTCATGCTGTTCGAGGCGGGGGAGCGCCCATCCGATATCCAGGGGCAGCGCCAGCGTCTGGCCGCCATGCAGGCCAGTGCCAATCAGCGCATGTGGCTATTGACCCTGGCCGACGAGGTGCAGGGGTTCGCGCTGATGATGGGTGGTGGCTTGCGGCGCAATCGACACTGCGCCCTGATCGTGATGGGGCTGCGCCAGGGCGCGCGGGGCCAGGGCTGGGGTGAGCGTTTGCTACGTACCCTGATCGCCGCCGCGCCGGGTTGTGGCATCAGCCGGCTGGAGTTGGGAGTGATGGCTCATAACGAGGCGGCTCATGGGCTCTATCGCAAGTGCGGCTTTATCGACGAAGGCATCCGGCGCAACGCCTATCGACTGGATGATCGCGATGTCGACGAGATCAGCATGGGCCTGCTGTTGCCGCAGGGGAAATCATGA
- a CDS encoding TatD family hydrolase — MQLIDTHCHLDFPIFDPDREVLLAQWRQLGVGEYIIPAVGEENWTRVMALADRHPGIRYGLGIHPWYVGAQTEGVLARLERLLASRPKGLVAIGECGLDLRSHVPQEGQLELFEAQIRLAMSYELPLIVHSVRANDTVAKTLRRFKPARGGVIHAFGGSLQQANAFWQLGFRLGIGGVISYERANKTREAIRDMPLEALLLETDSPDMPLQGQEGPNTPASLPLIAQLLAELRGESLEDVISVLHESALQTFPFTPNEFNA; from the coding sequence ATGCAACTGATCGACACCCACTGCCATCTCGACTTTCCGATCTTCGATCCCGATCGGGAGGTGTTGCTGGCCCAGTGGCGTCAGCTGGGGGTGGGGGAGTATATCATCCCCGCCGTGGGAGAAGAAAACTGGACTCGGGTGATGGCGCTGGCCGACCGCCACCCAGGCATCCGCTATGGTCTTGGCATCCATCCCTGGTATGTGGGGGCCCAGACCGAGGGCGTGCTGGCACGGCTGGAGCGTCTGCTGGCGAGCCGGCCCAAGGGGCTGGTGGCCATCGGCGAGTGCGGGCTGGACTTGCGCAGCCATGTGCCGCAGGAGGGGCAGCTCGAGCTGTTCGAGGCGCAGATCAGGCTGGCCATGAGCTATGAGTTGCCGCTCATAGTCCACTCGGTGCGGGCCAATGACACCGTCGCCAAGACGTTGCGGCGCTTCAAGCCGGCCAGGGGCGGGGTGATCCACGCCTTCGGCGGCTCGCTGCAGCAGGCCAACGCCTTCTGGCAGCTGGGTTTCAGACTGGGGATCGGGGGCGTCATCAGCTATGAGCGAGCCAACAAGACCCGGGAGGCGATCCGCGATATGCCGCTGGAGGCGTTGCTGCTGGAGACGGACTCCCCCGACATGCCACTGCAGGGACAGGAGGGGCCCAATACCCCCGCCAGCCTGCCGCTGATTGCGCAACTCCTGGCCGAGCTGCGAGGAGAGTCGTTAGAGGATGTTATTTCGGTGTTACATGAATCCGCTTTGCAGACATTCCCATTCACCCCGAACGAATTTAACGCTTAG
- the tppF gene encoding type IVa pilus pseudopilin TppF produces MLKRASHGFTLIELVLVIIVLAVLAVTAMPRFINIQDDALKSSVSATAGGFASAVQLAHAGWAVKVKGEPLALYNFSGMGQQDLDINSHGWPVGTKEDQGGQGPDTIFPGGDSDQISVSSRDDCESLFGGLLDTDQTAADELHTDADSDYISQLVPADAQTDGQLRHDNCRYTLRDSIGRFPAYPDGLGFEYNSVSGAVVRNFD; encoded by the coding sequence ATGCTAAAACGCGCTTCCCACGGCTTTACCCTGATAGAGCTGGTGCTGGTCATCATAGTGCTGGCCGTCCTGGCGGTGACCGCCATGCCCCGCTTCATCAACATCCAGGACGATGCGCTCAAGAGCAGCGTCTCCGCGACCGCCGGCGGCTTTGCCAGCGCCGTCCAGCTGGCCCATGCAGGCTGGGCCGTCAAGGTGAAGGGAGAGCCGCTGGCACTCTATAACTTTAGCGGCATGGGGCAGCAGGATCTCGACATCAACTCCCATGGCTGGCCGGTTGGCACCAAGGAGGATCAGGGCGGCCAGGGTCCCGACACCATCTTCCCTGGCGGTGACAGCGATCAGATCTCCGTCAGCAGCCGGGACGATTGCGAGAGCCTGTTCGGCGGCCTGCTCGATACCGACCAGACCGCGGCCGATGAGCTGCATACCGACGCCGACAGCGACTACATCTCGCAGCTCGTCCCGGCCGATGCGCAGACCGACGGGCAACTGCGCCACGACAACTGCCGCTACACCCTGCGCGACTCCATCGGCCGCTTCCCCGCCTATCCGGACGGGTTGGGATTTGAGTACAACAGCGTCAGCGGGGCCGTGGTCCGCAACTTCGATTGA
- the lptG gene encoding LPS export ABC transporter permease LptG, whose amino-acid sequence MFGILDRYIGRVIFMSILLCELTLVGLAALIKYVEQLKAVGEGNYDMLNALYFVLLSMPKEAVLFFPLAALLGGLIGLGQLATTSELVVMQASGRSKISIVMAALKTAIPLMLLVGLMGEYVAPVAKRMADDIKAGAMSEGRLTVSAYGVWARDGNNFVNINGVRNDGALTGITLYRFTPSRALIDVVQAQEGVFEQHHWLLKRVHITRFDDPKQIQDEKHEQMAWSSELTPKQLGVVSIDPENLPISGLRDYIGYLDANKQDAGRYKLEMWRKLLSPLSVVAMILLASSFIFGPLRSVSMGARMLMGIMTGFAVYVSDRVFGPVSLVYAMPPILAAIAPSLLFGGISFYILSRRR is encoded by the coding sequence ATGTTTGGCATTCTCGATAGATATATCGGCCGGGTCATTTTCATGTCGATCCTGCTGTGTGAGCTGACCCTGGTCGGGCTGGCTGCGCTCATCAAGTATGTGGAGCAGCTCAAGGCGGTGGGGGAAGGCAACTATGACATGCTCAACGCGCTCTATTTCGTGCTGCTCTCCATGCCGAAGGAGGCGGTGCTGTTCTTCCCGCTGGCGGCTCTGCTGGGGGGGCTCATCGGGCTCGGTCAGCTGGCGACCACCTCAGAATTGGTGGTGATGCAGGCATCGGGCCGCTCCAAGATCAGCATAGTGATGGCGGCGCTCAAGACCGCGATCCCCCTGATGTTGCTGGTAGGGCTGATGGGGGAATATGTGGCCCCCGTCGCGAAGCGGATGGCGGATGACATCAAGGCGGGTGCCATGTCGGAAGGACGGCTGACCGTCTCGGCCTATGGTGTCTGGGCCCGGGATGGCAACAACTTCGTCAATATCAACGGGGTACGCAACGACGGAGCCTTGACCGGCATCACCCTGTACCGTTTCACTCCGTCCCGTGCTCTGATCGACGTCGTACAGGCACAGGAGGGGGTGTTCGAACAGCATCACTGGCTGCTCAAGCGGGTGCATATCACCCGCTTCGACGATCCCAAGCAGATCCAGGACGAGAAGCATGAGCAGATGGCGTGGAGCTCGGAGCTGACCCCCAAACAGCTGGGGGTGGTCAGCATAGATCCCGAGAACCTGCCGATCTCCGGCCTGCGCGACTATATCGGCTATCTGGATGCCAACAAGCAGGATGCGGGGCGCTACAAGCTGGAGATGTGGCGCAAGCTGCTGTCGCCGCTCTCTGTGGTGGCCATGATTTTGCTGGCCTCCTCCTTCATCTTCGGCCCGCTGCGCTCGGTGAGCATGGGGGCGAGGATGCTGATGGGGATCATGACCGGCTTCGCGGTCTATGTGAGCGATCGGGTGTTCGGTCCCGTCAGCTTGGTGTATGCGATGCCGCCCATCCTGGCCGCTATCGCCCCCAGCCTGCTGTTCGGCGGTATTTCCTTCTATATCCTGAGCCGCAGGCGATAG
- the amt gene encoding ammonium transporter, which translates to MFKRLVMTGLLVLTATMAAPGWAEEVAAQADVVQTAATVTINKGDNTWLMLAAILVILMSVPGLALFYGGLVRAKNMLSVLMQVFTLFCLITVLWVVYGYSLAFTEGGAFYGSFDKVLLVGVTPESIAATFSKGVGISELIYVVFQGAFAAITCGLIVGGFAERMKFSAVLLFAVIWFTFAYIPMAHMVWYWAGPDAYTSADTAAAATATAGYLFQHGALDFAGGTVVHINAAVAGLVGAYMTGKRVGYGRDPMAPHSLTMTMIGAALLWFGWFGFNAGSALEANGTAALALINTWLAPAAAALSWTFAEWLMKGRPSLLGAVSGAVAGLVAITPAAGFVGVGGALIIGILSGVAGLWGVHGLKRLLRADDSLDVFGLHGVCGILGAILTGVFASPDLGGTGVWDYVTNQVAEGYSILAQVKIQIIGVLVTVAWTAVVSAVAYKAVDLLIGLRVKEDAEREGLDVTSHGEKAYSL; encoded by the coding sequence ATGTTCAAGAGACTCGTAATGACTGGCCTGCTGGTGCTGACCGCCACCATGGCCGCCCCGGGTTGGGCCGAAGAGGTGGCTGCACAGGCTGATGTGGTGCAGACAGCGGCGACCGTGACCATCAACAAGGGAGACAATACCTGGCTGATGCTGGCGGCCATCCTGGTGATCCTGATGTCCGTCCCGGGCCTGGCCCTGTTCTACGGTGGCCTGGTGCGTGCCAAGAATATGCTGAGCGTGCTGATGCAGGTGTTCACCCTGTTCTGCCTCATCACCGTGCTCTGGGTGGTCTACGGCTATTCGCTGGCCTTCACCGAAGGGGGAGCCTTCTACGGCTCATTCGACAAGGTGCTGCTGGTCGGGGTCACCCCCGAGTCGATCGCCGCCACCTTCAGCAAAGGGGTGGGGATCAGCGAGCTCATCTATGTGGTGTTCCAGGGCGCCTTCGCGGCCATCACCTGCGGGCTCATCGTCGGTGGCTTTGCCGAGCGGATGAAGTTCTCGGCGGTGCTGCTGTTCGCCGTGATCTGGTTCACCTTCGCCTACATTCCGATGGCGCACATGGTGTGGTACTGGGCCGGTCCTGATGCCTACACCTCGGCCGACACGGCGGCCGCGGCGACGGCCACCGCCGGTTACCTGTTCCAGCATGGCGCGCTCGATTTCGCCGGTGGCACAGTGGTGCACATCAACGCGGCGGTTGCCGGTCTGGTCGGCGCCTACATGACCGGCAAGCGAGTGGGTTACGGTCGTGACCCCATGGCACCGCACAGCCTGACCATGACCATGATAGGGGCCGCCCTGCTCTGGTTCGGCTGGTTCGGCTTCAACGCCGGTTCCGCGCTGGAAGCGAACGGCACAGCCGCACTGGCACTGATCAACACCTGGCTGGCTCCGGCTGCGGCCGCCCTCTCCTGGACCTTTGCCGAATGGCTGATGAAGGGGCGTCCCTCCCTGCTGGGGGCGGTCTCGGGGGCGGTTGCCGGCCTGGTTGCCATCACCCCTGCCGCCGGTTTCGTCGGTGTTGGTGGTGCCCTCATCATCGGGATCCTGAGCGGGGTGGCCGGGCTGTGGGGTGTGCATGGTCTCAAGCGCCTGCTGAGGGCCGATGACAGCCTGGACGTATTCGGTCTGCACGGGGTGTGCGGGATCCTGGGGGCTATCCTGACCGGGGTCTTCGCCAGCCCGGATCTGGGCGGTACCGGGGTGTGGGATTATGTGACCAACCAGGTCGCCGAGGGCTATTCCATCCTGGCGCAGGTGAAGATCCAGATCATCGGCGTACTGGTGACGGTGGCATGGACCGCCGTGGTCTCCGCCGTGGCATACAAGGCGGTGGATCTGCTGATCGGCCTGCGGGTGAAGGAAGATGCGGAGCGGGAAGGGCTGGATGTCACCAGTCATGGCGAGAAGGCCTACAGCCTGTAA